A region from the Arachis ipaensis cultivar K30076 chromosome B01, Araip1.1, whole genome shotgun sequence genome encodes:
- the LOC107615773 gene encoding vegetative cell wall protein gp1-like, whose translation MRVVLAMMLQLLKLCIIFLSVAVPRSKGSTVSPSPAFLPVIPSLGSNAPSLPLLPHGLVVPPSPARGSWTNIAPSSPEVANGSFLLPPDALPLPASAPTPQKHDKDIEPSTTPSPTTIALSPPPHEVVPLPSTPQGNAPLTESAASPPWKAEHNPSPPPPEAHPISPSILPAPVASPASSFPANPPLVHPIIPSTLPVQS comes from the exons ATGAGGGTGGTATTGGCAATGATGCTGCAACTTCTTAAGCTCTGCATCATTTTTCTTTCTGTTGCTGTCCCACGATCCAAAG GGTCCACTGTATCTCCATCTCCAGCATTCCTTCCTGTGATTCCTTCACTTGGAAGCAATGCACCAAGTTTACCATTACTTCCACATG GCCTTGTTGTACCTCCATCTCCAGCAAGAGGTTCATGGACTAACATTGCCCCAAGCTCTCCAGAAGTAGCAAATG GGTCATTCTTGCTTCCTCCGGATGCTTTACCACTTCCTGCATCAGCTCCAACTCCTCAGAAGCATGATAAGGACATAGAACCATCCACAACTCCAAGTCCAACTACTATAGCATTGTCACCACCACCACATGAGGTTGTTCCTTTGCCATCAACGCCACAAGGAAATGCGCCGCT CACAGAATCTGCTGCATCACCACCATGGAAAGCGGAGCATAATCCTTCTCCTCCACCACCAGAAGCACACCCTATTAGTCCATCCATATTGCCTG CACCTGTTGCATCACCAGCAAGTTCATTTCCAGCGAATCCGCCACTGGTCCATCCAATTATTCCATCAACATTACCAG TGCAATCATAA